From Branchiostoma floridae strain S238N-H82 chromosome 5, Bfl_VNyyK, whole genome shotgun sequence:
atcctggctagaaccctgtgtTAGATACATAAGAAGTTACTTCTCATATGTGATGTGTGGTGATCTGAGATATGCTATCATACTCATACAGGTTTCATAATCATTGCTTAGATTTAGATTCAGATTCCTACTGTGACAGGTGTTTTCTAATCAGGCTTATGGTGATCGTACTCGTAGCCTGAATCTCTTGTTTATGTAACCTTGTTTGACAGATAGTTGTTTTATCAGCAATGCAAGGTCATCATTCATGAACAGTACGATTGTCAACTAAGCCATGTAATTCCCAAAGAAGCATGACAGCAGACATGGTTTACTGTATAAACTCACAGTTGGGCACCTGGCATTGTCAGTGAACCATTTTTGGTCATACCACAAATGTGAACCTGAAGGTTTGCACAGAAATAAGGAGTTAAAAAACGTACAGTTTCAGTGCGACGCCTTACAATGATAACTTCTTTGCCatgtaaccttcatcaacgtagaTTCTTGCTAGCAGACTCAAACAAAGTTGGGTTTTCTACAAGGCTGGGCAACTGATGTATTTTGACTAGCATTTCTGAATACTGGTAACATTGCATCTTTATTTTTCTGCAGCAAGTCGAGGTTGACGGTCAGCAATGTATGCTGGAGATCTTGGACACAGCAGGCACAGTAAGTTATAGGAAACTACAGGGTGATGTTTGAAATGTGGTTACGGTAATGCTTCACTGGTTGATGGAAGGGGACTTTAATTATGGAATGGGAAAAATGGTTTgggtttttgttctttcaagtGTCTATGTCTTTAAAAAAGAAAGTACACATACACATCCACAACTCGTCAAGGATCTGTTCATCATATGTTGCATTTCTCTCCATTTCTGACTTGTTACACTCTATCTACttctgtgaaatgttctgtCTCGTATCTTACACTcgtaaaatcattttcacactGTCACTACCTTTATCACTGGCATTCAGAGGGTCCAATACTTTGAAATTAAACAGCGCCCATTTTTCTTCTAATGTACCCAACAGAACTTTACTCTGTTGAACAGGAGGAAAAAGGTTTGATCACTTGGTATGTCCATGTTTTCCTGCCAAATCATATGCTGTACCAGCAGATATGTTGGGCATCATGCAAACAGGATTCTTGAAGTCATGATTACTAGGCGAGATCCTTTACAGAAGTGAAAAATTTTAACAAAGACCTTGGCAATGTACACTATAGAAGTTTTGAAGCATAAGAATGAAATATTGTGAATTAAGGGTTTAAGAAGAAAATTCAATTTTCCACGGGAACATCCTTATGTAACGGTGAATGCCAAGCTGGTTTCATGTTCACTAGAACTGTGCCTATACCTTATAAGTCTgttaaacaaaaaaacagcaccTTTCTAGGCAAGTTGGTACAACATCTGAACTGGTTGGTCTTATTGTCTGTACTGTCTACTAGCAGAGGTAGTAATACAGTATTACTACAACACCCTCCCCAATACATGTACTCTAACTGCCATATGTCTCACTTGTCATTCCATGTGACAATAACTGTAGTTCATCTCAGTGTTGAAACTACATTCTTGTCTTAAATTCTGTCCTTTCTTCTGACTATGTGTTCTCATAAATACTCAACATCTTTTTACATAATGTTGTACTGGTAGGTTGAACTCAATTGCTTAGCAATTGCCATCAAGTAGAGAAAAGGTAAACTGACGATTGtacttacaaatgtattaaCGTTGCATtatgtaaaatacatgtagatttttaaaaaatcaatgtgTGGTTTTATGAGTATACCCCACAGCAAGTATTTGTTAAGAAACACCGTGTGCTGTAGTGCTTGCGTTGTGTGggccagggctaaggaaacagagatgggtgctGCCCTTTGCGCCATAAGgtgcgggaagggtttaacttttaactttaacCGTGTGTTGTAAATGACCAAACCAGGCCAATCTTGAGTTGATGTAGCATGTCCTGCCGTTGTCATAGGAACAATTCACCGCGATGCGAGACTTGTACATGAAGAACGGACAGGGCTTCGTCCTGGTTTATTCCATCACAGCACAGTCTACCTTCAACGACCTGCAGGACTTAAGAGAACAGATCCTGCGAGTCAAGGATACCGATGACGTAAGTCGCACCCCAGTTTCAGGTGATAAATCCTGGAAAAAAGAGTGTCAGGTTTTCTCGTGTAAGAAATCTGAGAAATCAATGACGTCTAGCAAGAAGCTTTCGTACAGGAAATGTCAGGTAACATCTGTTCATGAGGTAGAGGTGTTACATAAGCTATGTGCTGGCTTTACTTTCTACAATGATTGGAAATGTCAAACGTAAGATTCAAAGTACAGTAAACCATCCAGAGTATCGTACAGAATGCAGTATCTACAGGGCCTGTCTGGGAAATTGTACAAACAGGGTGGTACTGGTAGCGCCAGCTTAGATGCCTTAGCCATAACAGTACAGTTCCATGTATCTTTTAATTATGAGTGTGGCTGCTTGGAGTTAGGCTTGTTTTACTTCCATCATGCCCCTGTCTCATTCAATTTTCTTTAGCAAATTGCAGTAGGGGGTTTGAAACCCTGTTGCTagcaaaaatgacaaagaaacaagAATTTTATTTTGTCGAAATGAATCATGAAATATCATGAACTTCCAATGAGGACGTGAGAAGATGTAGTAGATATATGATTGTAAAGTAGGCCCAACTCCAGATCTGACACTTACAGCGGGACCACTTGATTAGAGGTCTATTAACACAGATTGACGTCTCAGATACGTCTGTTTGGGGTCACAGAATGGGCTGTAAAGGTGAATTGTCTCTGACAGCCTGCAATCTCTAATGTGTTGAGGAATGCATCTTCTTATCCAAGATGAAGCTCGGTTCTTTGATGATGCTGACCACCAAACTGCCTCTTTGGGTGACCCTAAAGTAATACAACAGAAAGAGTTAGCCTCACATGGGTTTTACCAGTAGAATGAAATCTAAATAAAAATCACGGATTGGTTGAAATTAAAATCATAAGTGGATGGATGTCAAAGCAATCACAATATTTAGATATATATTGGAATATATATTGGAATCCACCatttttcgtcagtgtcactgatgaaaactggtggattcccgttgaaacgtctgaccgtttccaaaaccatatccagttgcttgagtaactactttttggcgtatcttattacctggatgtctaacctatatCAACCTTTCACAATATTGTTTCCTTCATTTACCTATGAAACGTTACCACATAAAGAGATGAGCTCTTGGGATCTTTCAGGACACTGAGTGATTGATTTATGGAGTCAAAGAAGATGTTATATCCCACAACCAATTTCCAGTGAGAAGGACAGTAATTTTTCAAAGCTCTGCTGCTGTAGCTATTTGGCACCAAATTTACATTGGTTATGGGTATTGGCAGCAGGAGGAAGCTTGGTTTTATGCCTGTAAATATCCATGCTCTTGTTTGTATGGACTATGGTGGCAAAAAATGCAATCCCACTGTCAAGTCATTGCCAGCCATTCACCTGCCATTTGAGGCATCATCATCGTTCCTTTTCACTCGTTTCCAATTGGTGTCACGTAAGATAAAGATAATTGCAAACTCTAATGGCACTCTCTCCGGCAGTATTTCCATTTCACATATTAGACAACTTCAATAAACACAGGCAGACATCATTATCGAAGCGTTGGCTGACAGACCGCAATGATCCGATAGACATTTGATGGAGCATTGTGCTGTATTGTACAGACAGAGCGTCTACATTCTGTTGAAGAATTATTAGGCTGCATGGCACCAGAGACACACTTATTGTGTGTTGGTAAGCACTAAATCCTGCTTGTAGATCTGACAAGTGAATGAGCTGAATGTGTGAGCATTCATAAAGCCTCCAGTTCTGTTGAGAAGATACACTGCATACAAGTCCTGTGTGTATGATGAGAGCCACTCCCTGGTTTTGTTAACATACCTCATTTCTGGAGAGGGGCTAGAGGTATGCCCCAACGTGAGTTAATTAAACAGCTTCAGTCAGGGTCAATATCCGGATATTGAAGTCACCTGTGGTAGCGCGCTGCCTTCCCTTGTTATTGAACATCGCACCATAAAATATTCTTCAGGCTCAAGGTTTTTGTCTCAAGTCAAAGTATGATTGCCACAGACATCACAGTGACAGTTATTAACCAGTTTGGGAACTTGAACGGCAGTTTGCAGATAAAATAGCAAACGGTGCTCAATCATTGTAGTTGCAAGATATTACAGTGTTTCATTGTACGGCTTTTGAAAAGGATGTTTCAAATTCATGTGTTTGGGGGATTgccatttcaagaaaataacaacagtgaagtagaatagaggttatagtcatttctactatgtttctacagtcaaacttggtctaaaaacGGCAACCATGTCCACAAGTCAACCATCGGCTCAAACGACCACTTTCAGTCTGCCCTGAAATGTTCAGTCGCCATAGACACAAGCATACAAACTGCTTGCATACCCAAGTTTTCATAGACAATTAGGTCAGAACttggacctgatcatctggacctccggacctgaattttctgtacggtACCCCCTGCTGATGTATACCATTAACCCCAGCATAATGGCCTTCCATCCTTGCTGCCAGACAGTAACATGAGTCCATGATTACCAAAAAAATAACATGAAATACAATCTTCCCTCAGGTGCCCATGATCCTGGTGGGGAACAAGTGTGACCTGGAGGATGAGCGAGTGGTGGGGAAGGACCAGGGACAGAACCTAGCCAGGCACTGGAACAACTGGTGAGTCTATTGTATCTCTGGTGTTGTCAGTATGTGGAATGGGATTTTAAAGCATGAGATGTGTGTTTGACGGAATAAAAACAACTGAACCCTGAAAGCATGACACTTATCGTAGTTGATCATGTCGGACAATATCATATGACATCATGCAAGATGGgactaaacaacaacaacagcggTGGTAACAAAGTGCTGAAAATAAGGTTGACACACAAAGTTTTTTGGACCTTCACAAAGTTGGAAGCAAAGTAATGTTCATTACGTCCAATTAATACAGATACACACTGAAATTAAGGTTGACACATAAAGTTTTTTGGACCTTCACTTTGTCCGGAAGATAAGTTTAAGTTACGTTCATTATGTCcaattgatacagatacatacatgtatgtatgtagcaaACATGACCTGTTGTGTGTTCAACAGATTTTTCCAATGTCTGTCTTTCCCTCTAATTACAGTGCATTCCTGGAGACATCAGCTAAACTCAAGATCAACGTTAATGAGGTAAGACAGTTTTTCCAGTTGACAGAGTACTCAATATCAATATTGTAGGGTTCGGCAGGTTTtccaaaattcacttgtcctattgg
This genomic window contains:
- the LOC118415323 gene encoding ras-related protein Rap-1b isoform X2 is translated as MREYKLVVLGSGGVGKSALTVQFVQGIFVEKYDPTIEDCYRKQVEVDGQQCMLEILDTAGTEQFTAMRDLYMKNGQGFVLVYSITAQSTFNDLQDLREQILRVKDTDDVPMILVGNKCDLEDERVVGKDQGQNLARHWNNCAFLETSAKLKINVNEIFYDLVRQINRKNPDTKVKKKKSSKCTLL
- the LOC118415323 gene encoding ras-related protein Rap-1b isoform X1 produces the protein MREYKLVVLGSGGVGKSALTVQFVQGIFVEKYDPTIEDSYRKQVEVDGQQCMLEILDTAGTEQFTAMRDLYMKNGQGFVLVYSITAQSTFNDLQDLREQILRVKDTDDVPMILVGNKCDLEDERVVGKDQGQNLARHWNNCAFLETSAKLKINVNEIFYDLVRQINRKNPDTKVKKKKSSKCTLL